Genomic segment of Zingiber officinale cultivar Zhangliang chromosome 11B, Zo_v1.1, whole genome shotgun sequence:
CTCGTCATGCAGGGCCGCGTGAGGGAAGCCAAGGCCGTCCTGCTTCGCGTCTCCAATACCCCAGCGGAGGCCGAGCTAAGGCTCGGCGAGATCAAAGCCGCCGCCGGGATCACGGCCACCGGCGACGACGAAGACGTCAAGCCGCCGCCTGGAGGGCGGAACCTGGGGGAGGGCGTGTGGAAGGAGCTGCTCCTCCGGCCGAGGCCGCACGTGCGCCGCATCCTGGCGGCCGCCCTGGGGATCCACTTCTTCGAGCACGCCACTGGGATCGAGGCCGTGGTGCTCTACTCGCCGAGGATCTTTAAGAAGGCCGGCGTCGAGGGGCGGCGCAGGCTCCTCCTCGTCACCATGGGGATGGGCGTCACCAAGGCGGCCTTCATCCTGGTGGCCACGTGTCTGATCGACAAAGTAGGGCGGCGGCCGTTGCTGCTGAGCAGCGTCGGAGGGATGGTGCTCTGCCTCCTGGGACTGGGTTCCGGCCTCACGGCGGTGGAGCACGGCGAGGCGGCGAACCGGCCGTGGGCGGTAGGGCTGTGCATCTCCTCCGTGTTCCTCTACGTGGCGTCGTTCTCCGCCGGCATGGGGCCGGTGACGTGGGTGTACAGCTCGGAGATCTTCCCGCTGAGGCTGAGGGCCCAGGGAGCGAGCCTGGGGGTGGCTGTGAACAGGATGATGAACGGGGTGGTGTCCATGACCTTCATTTCGCTCTACAAGGCCATCACCATCGGAGGGGCCTTCTTCATGTTCGCGGGCATCGCCGTCGTCGCgtggctcttcttcttcttcttctgcccGGAGACGAAGGGCAGGTCGCTGGAGGAGACGGAGGCGGCGTTCGGCGAAAAAGGAGGAAGGAACAATAATAATTAATCAGCCTGcaaattaatgtaattaattaagGGCTGTTTGtaatactttaattttaattacaatGTTTTACAATATTGAGATAACAAGGCACCATTTTGAAATGTTTAACTTTCTTCatttatgttattttattttatttttaaaaaaaattaaggaaaaattaaGGAATGATTggtaatttctatatttattttctagaaacgaaaatatcattttcttaaaaaaaaaaagaaaaagtctaaaaataattttctgaaaaaaaatacACAGTTTTCGAAAAAGGTAAATCAAACCAAGCAGTCTCTTACTTTCTTTTTCCTTTCGTGTCTTTCAGTCTTGTTCTTACTTCTTATTAGTCCTTGGGAGCTCATAGTTTCGAAAAAAAGTTATTATAGAGTAGTATAAATTGATCCAATATAATTTCCTTAACTCTAATCATTTTAGTAAACCGATCGTGCAAccttttttctcttctttctccttttcaATTTTTAAGAACTACGAAAGATCAGAATTGTTTTTCGATAGCTAGAAGATTTGACTTATTCTTCCTCTTGCTTTTTGATTATTAATTTAGAtcattttcttttaaaagtgGAGCAGATTCCTCAACTGTCTTACTAATAGATGAAATTAgatttgtatatatattttttttttgagagggaaaaaaatatttataactcAAAGAAGATAGAGTGAGATTTTAATTTGAATCTTTGTTATTTTCATTACTTTTATGATAATACTAGGAATTATATTAATCTATTGTAAGAAATCATTAAGGTGAGATATGAATTCATATGTTTACTATATAACAATAACTAATAACAATCAAGCTTTTTCCTACTAGATAGAGTCTGACTGATATGCTTACTATATGTTTGACTAAATACCTCATAAAATTACAACATAAGCAAAAATGTATGTGgtattcttttaaattgtttgttaaaattttagtttaattatgtctCCTAAATACATGCATGGGtcttttaaaaatgaaaaagaaagttaaagattaaaaaaataatttaaagttagaCTGGAGATACCAATAAATACTTTATttacaatttaaaaaaataattgtaaAGGTTAGAAATGTGGCTAATAATTCAATTAGTGGAGTGTAAATAATGAATTTGATAAGAATGAGATTGATGTGgttctctttgaatttatcaatgtGGATGAATTGAATGATAATGAGAAAGATTATGAGTATGTTTAAAATGAGAATTTGAATCAGGAGACTTGTTTTGATGATCCGGAAAGTGGGATAACATTGATTAGAAAGtttagagattttttttagtAGAAAGAGATACAATGGATCTATACATTGTTCTCTTTTTCTACCAAGGGATGGAAGATTTTCAAAGATCATATGAAGGGTTTGACAATTAAGCCATTGTCATAAACACGTTTAGAAAGTCAGGTTGAGAGTGTTAAACCTATAAAAAAAAAGCAAACTACACAAATAAGAGATGCTTTGTAAGACTTAGAAAATGATAGCGAAGATCCCAAAACGAAGAGTGAAGTTAAGTCCTTAGCATTATATGAACTTGAGAATTTTAAATTCTTACTTGGTGTGATAATTTGGTATAAGTTATTGCATGCTATCAATATAGTAAGCAAATTTCCTCAATATGAAGATATGGATATTGATTTTGCTATCAAACTTTTacaatcaaatattttatttctataagaATTTAGAGAATATTGTTATGATAATACCATGGTTGTAGCTATATTTCAAGAGAAAAATATTGTTCCAAGAAGTGACATAACCTGTTGGATCGTAACGTACATGAGAGAGGGGgaatgaatcacgtggttttgaaaacttatcttTTCATTTTGAATTAAAGTATACGCAGTGGAATTAAAAAAAGTGAAAACACAAGAAAATACAGTccgttttatttggttcggagccttcggcgactactattccaagacctaggtcccgcagacctatcgatCGATAACCCACTAAATACCTCTTTCGAAACCTCCGGAAGAGAGGATCTAGTACAAAGAAGGTAGGAGAAGTGTAACACACTACACTTCCCTTTTTCATTTCCTtcatttaatattaatttctctaactcaaattgtaattcttcattaTTTGGTCTAGTAGGATTTGATGGAGGATTTTCTTCAAACATAACATTTAatgattattcaattaatttagttCTTTTATTGTAAATTCCATATGTTTtactatgacttgagtaacctacaagaacACCTCATCCGCCTTAGCAGAGAATTTTCTTAATTGATCTTTGGTATTTAGAATGTAAATCTTACATCAAAACACTCTAAGTtgtttaattgtaggtgatttaccaaaccacaactcatgaggtgtttttcttagaaatttatgtattaatgtttgattttgtacatAATAAGTCGTATTAATTACTTTGACCCATAGGTAGCTAtaaagtgaatattcatttaacatgcttttagcggcctcttgcaaaaccctatttttcctcttaacaactctattttgttgaggaatcctaggggtggaaaattcatgtttataactTTTTTCCATgcaaaaacttgtgaatctatcatttttaaattcacctccatgatcacttcctATTTTGTTTATCTCgtaattctttttattttctacccttttacaaaaagcaatcaaggtactaaaatttgatccttatgtttcaagaaaaatacACATGTATAGCTAGTGTAATCATctacaatcacaaagcaatacctactaccatttaaagaaacatATTTACTACTATCAAACAAATTCATGTGAATGAGTTCCAATGCATTTGAAgcacttacaacatttttactttatgggtagctttgatttgcttacccatttgacatgcatcacacattttatccttttgaaacttcaactttggcaatcatTGCACCAACTCTTTTTTTGAGAGCCTTTTGATGttcctcatgttggtgtgagcaagtctccAGTGCCAAAGCCAAGTCTCCTCTTCTTTAGACATGAGACACTTTGCAACCACATTAGTAGCAcaaaatagttcaacttgataaacattctcttttctatggcctatgagcATACTAGTATTTAGCtcactatgcttgattaggcattgagatgaggTAAACTTAACTTTATAACCTGAATCACATAGTTGAGtaatacttagaagattaaaagtcatgcttttcactaataaaatattttttatcataaaattttcaaaaattctaatatctccaattcctattacttttaattcaccactattacaaAAAAAATGGTATTTTTactttgtgtctaaatgatgagaaTTTTGATAAATCTCTCATCGTAtgcctagagcatccactatttataaatcatgttgttggatgctcccccttggtGCATGTCTGTTCAAATGCGATAAACCAAATATTTTGGTACACAAATTTTGAGTCCGGTAGCATCAACAACAAATTGCTTGGGCACCCAAGCTTGCATAATCTTAACCCTTGAAACATGGTTTCTACTAACTAAAGATATGAATTTGATTTCTCTATGTTGTGATTTAAAGCTTAAACCACTTTGCTGTAAAACACCCCTTTGAACTTCTTGAATCATGTCCAAATATTTAGAACATGAAGTAAACTTTTCTAAAGCacctctaagatcatcaacttgcaATTTCAAAGATGTATTCTCATTCTTAAGGTCATCTAATTCAATTATGTCATTTTCATGATGCATGCAACTTTCACACACAATTTCATCCTTAAATGATGTCAATTCATTTTATAACTTTTTAACTTTATCTTTTGATTTTGCTAAAGCATTAGTTAAACATGCAATGGTATCATACATCttacaagcttgggagaaattacctcgtcatcactagatgatgactcacttgaagttCCTCATTCTCCCCATGATTGTCTTCACCTTTgttatcttccacatggcttaaggccatgagTGCCACGTACCATGAGCTctttctttcatcttcttccgatgagcttgaagatgattcatcccatgtggctttcaagacTCTCTGTTTCTTCTTGATTTTTTCTTCTTGCTAttaagatgtatactaaaagcctagctttttgtaaacatttattttgaaataagaatcacattggtcaaatatctgtatttagttaaatacagttacccatttaatttatattgtagataatattgtgtgtggtgttacacagaagatcatgttatcagttccttataaattataaacagtagctcacaaccaagatggattgggacaaaccattgaaatagttataatgtaatttggtattagtttatcttgactataaaattacactagtacactatgtgtgtattgagtaggaccatttgatgttgtttctttttatactgactacataaaagaataaaatctctgttattatggatgtacgtgctcttaatcccgatataataacaagcacatatacttagtatttatttctttgatttatcaataggtgagatttagttcgataaatcaataaccccgataagttgaaaaataatattatttatatggtgtgttgttgattatagaaggaaaatgtgccatagtaatctaggttgatgatgcccccttgaggagctcataaggattatcatgtaaaccctacagatggacttagtccggcatgataatgaagttgagttgtactactcttggagatggatattaattaagtgagttgccagtaacttatttaattagtgggcattcgatatcttaaacacagggagattaatgcactcatgataagaaggagcacataacgtaatatgagattggtgcggtagttcaataataactctttagtggtatgagttattattgatgaacttgagttgggtgttcagggcgaacacaggaagctcaagctcatcgggagaccaaaaccaattcctcctctcggtccctgttgtagcctctataaagtcttatatccataaagtccacttcttacccaagtaatggaaCGGACACATCCTTACTTGGTGCAAGGGAGccgaccaagcattagcttggagcccaagaggtggtcggccaagctttgcttggtacccaagcaaggggtcgaccaccacaaagaataaaaggagtttttaattttgtgttaaaaattttccttttatagccatccacatggagttaaaaagagagattttatttgttaaaatctttccttttatagccatccacatggttttaaaagagagttttaaaattttaaaatctttcattttatagctatctacaaaagattaaagagatattttaattttgttaaaatctttccttatttgtagttatctataatgtttaaaagagagattttaatttttgataaaactttcctttttgtaaccatgatttaaaacgagaagttttaattaatctttcctttttgtagttgtctacatgttttaaaagagagagattaattttaaaactttcctttattgccatgtacaataggaaatttagaaaagagagattttaattgttattaaaaatttccttttttaagagGAGCCCACAAATAAgggagttttaattatgtttaaaatttttctttttcgccaagaccaaggattataaaagagaggtagagggtgtctCATGAGAACACACAAAAACCTAAGTCTTGCCCCCTCTCCTCTTCATTGTGGCTAGCACCCTTGTTTCTTCCTTAAGGGCCGGCGGATCACATCTCCTTtaatccttggtggccgactctcttcctttctcttctcttttgctTTCTTCCCTTAAGGCCGGCGTCACATCGAACTCCatctccttggtggtcggttgttTGGAGGGGAAGAAtaagagaaggaaatttcctattttggcatcccttggtggccgattttcttggaggtgaagaagtggttcgggtggattccatcttggtagatcgtcgcccacacgacatccaagaggaggagaggaatacaacagaagatcaagaggtcattagctacaaacaaaggtataactaattaatggtttccgctttaaattcattagttagttttctttgcatggattatgaaacaccaacacaagactagcgattttatgtttcgatttcatgatattgattttgtatttcgattttatgtttcgatcttgtgtttctattgtggtctttgtagttaaacctagggttactgtaagaagttaaatatctaatttctttgaaagactttgtctaggaaatgatggatgatcccataaccaagaaggcttagtgtctcatcatgtttaacctggaagccaatctttgaaatagatatttaatcaacttctgtaatatggtttaacttaggaagatcacatcggttaaacttggagtaaaaatgttaagtatcgttttcaatccaagtttaacttctgaagagcaatttggattaataatgttaagtatcatttgcaatccaaatttaacttcagtaaagCACATGAGtagttaggaaaagttctgtgcttgtacaaaatttttgtacaagagaaACAAaacggaatccaggtgtagcaaccaacacttgcttcttcaattttggacactccgttttatAGTGCCCCTTCTTCTTGCATTCATAACAAATTACATTAGTTTTAGACTTTGAATCCACAAGAaatttaccttttcttttgtcATCATTGAAGATCTTCTTGACATCCTTCTTGTTAAACTTCCTTGAGCGTCTCATCAttcttcaaacaaaattttccattttacttgatgataactcttcatcactatcactattacTATCTTGCTTAGACTCTGAAGATgactcctccttcttctccttattCTTTTCTTTGTGATTCTTCTTACTCTTTTCACCTGCAATCAATGTTATACCTTTCTCTTTATGGCTTGTGTTATCTTGTTCATCCAATTccagttcacaaaataattcatcaactTTACTATTAataaatcccttgaaaccttataggcatccaccatggtGACCATAATGAATTTCTTGGAAAAGATTTTAGTGAATACCTTATGAGATCCTGATTCTCCACActttctccaactgaatgaagaccgttaaggagttccttgaatctcccatatAATGAGTTTatcgtttctccatccttcattgtgAGATTCTGAAGTTGATTTATTAGGAGATCTCTCTTTGCAAtccttgaatccttggtgccttcatttagctcaatgagcttatcccacaaatccttggcaccCTTGAAGggtccaaccttgttgagttgCTCTGAGCTTAacccacattgaagagtcacgaTCGCATTGGCATTTGCTTGAGCTTTCATCTTTTGTTCAACCGTCCATTTTGATgattcaagcatttttccatcCTTGGTTGGCGTAGTAAATCCATCCACGATCGAGAACCACATGTCAATTTCGATCATAAGATAgtgctccatgcggctcttctaGTAAGCAAAGTTGTTGCCTTCATAGAATGATGGTTGTGAAGTGTTGTGTCCCTCTTTCGATGACATATTGTAGCTCTAAACTTATGCTTCCTTAGAGGTGAATCCTCAAAAGCCACcaaactctgataccacttgttaggatcgattga
This window contains:
- the LOC122034577 gene encoding probable polyol transporter 6 codes for the protein MDGHQEQSTNGVEREGNRGGINKFACACAIIASIISILMGYDTGVMSGAMLFMKEDLKIKDGQVEVLAGIMNICALVGSLTAGRLSDWLGRRCTIVVASVIFLIGSVLMGIGLNFAMLFCGRCVAGVGVGYALMVAPVYSAEISSPATRGFLTSLPEICISFGILLGYVSNYFLSELPLKVGWRVMLGVAAVPSAALGLGALAMPESPRWLVMQGRVREAKAVLLRVSNTPAEAELRLGEIKAAAGITATGDDEDVKPPPGGRNLGEGVWKELLLRPRPHVRRILAAALGIHFFEHATGIEAVVLYSPRIFKKAGVEGRRRLLLVTMGMGVTKAAFILVATCLIDKVGRRPLLLSSVGGMVLCLLGLGSGLTAVEHGEAANRPWAVGLCISSVFLYVASFSAGMGPVTWVYSSEIFPLRLRAQGASLGVAVNRMMNGVVSMTFISLYKAITIGGAFFMFAGIAVVAWLFFFFFCPETKGRSLEETEAAFGEKGGRNNNN